The region TTAATATCGCCGAACACCGATGACAGGGTTACCCTATTCACTCCCGGTTTCAGCCTTCCTCCGGTCAGGTCGATTTTGGTGTCGCCGAAAACCATGAAACTGGTGAGGCCATCTATTTCCATATCTTTGGCCTCAATCCGGGTATCGCCGAAAGTCCGGTCAAACTTGCTTCCCATGCGTGAAATCCCGTCACTGGAAACATTGATAACAATATCCCCCCAATGCCCATGTCCGCGGAAATAGAGCGTCAGGATATAGAGCCCCAGAATAATCAGCGCTGCCGGCCAGACATGAGAGATCATCCGTTTCGCCGAATAGTCAATGATTTCCAGATTGGCCAGAAGCAGTAAGGTTCCTATGATCAGAATTAAAAATCCCCAGAAAATTCGATTTCGATATATCATGGTTCCTCCATTTCAAAAGCGATACGATTTGCCAATGATATATGTTTCAAATGTGATATGTCAATCCAATCCCCTTGACATATGGGGGTCGGCGATATTATTTCTCTAAATTTTTTGAAATTAAGAAAGGAGTATATATGCCGCGCTCATTAACCGAAATAGTCGATCTTTCCACCGCAGAAGTCCAGGAAGTATTCGATTTATGTGCTGAGATGAAAAAGGGCAAAATCGCCCCGAAACCGCTGGCCGGGAAATCGGTCGCCTGCATTTTCACCAAACCATCCCTCCGCACCCGAATCTCTTTTGAGGTCGGTATCAACCAGTTGGGCGGACACCCTATCTATGTCACCGACCCCGAAATCCAGCTCGGTCGCCGCGAATCGATTGCCGATGCTGCCCGGGTTCTCTCCCGCTATGTCGGCCTGATCATGATTCGCACTTCCGCCCATTCCGATGTCACCGAATTGGCTAAATATGCCTCGGTACCAGTGGTCAACGGGCTGACCGACCTTGTTCATCCCTGCCAGATTCTCGGCGATTATTTTACCATTCTGGAACATATGAAGAAGGATGTTTATAAAGTCGCCTATCTCGGTGATGGGAACAATGTTGCCAATAGCTGGCTGAACCTGGCCTACCGGATTCCGCTCGACCTTCGAATAGGCACCGCAGTGGAAACTCCGCCCGATAAGAATATACTGGAGAGAGCCTTAACCAATAAAAAGAGCCGAATACTGGTCACCAGCGATCCTAAAGAAGCGGTTCGGGATGCCGATGTTATCTATACTGATGTCTGGGCCTCTATGGGCCAAAAAGACAAACAGAAAGAGAAGGCAGAACTATTAGCTAAATATCAGATTAACACGGCATTGTTGGCCGGAGCCAGTCCCGACTGTCTGGTCATGCACTGCCTGCCCGCCGAACGGGGACGCGAGATCACCGATGAGGTCATGGATGGGCCGCACTCGGTCGTGTTCGACGAGGCGGAAAACAGGCTGCATATCCAGAAAGCGATCATGACTTTCCTGCTCCAACATTGAGTTTGCGGGCCGGTCCCGGTCAAAGAACGCCACGAAAGGAGAAGCGAAATGCGCTTTAGAACAGTTCTTCCGGGATTGGGCCTGGTGGTTTTGGCGGCCATTATGTTTTGGGCGGCCGGATGTTCCGATGAGAAGAGTCCGATCAGCCCTATTAATTATGGCTCATTGACTGATCCCGATTTTATCATGGTTCAGGATCAGGTTAATGACTATCTGGATTCATCCATGGAGTATTTTTCGGCCGGTTTGGGCAATATCTCCAAGCTTCCGAGTGATACGGGGAAAATCCGTAACCAGTACGGCCCGATGAATCCCGAGGACACGGTGGCCTATGCTTATCTGAATGGCTGGCATATTGTCTATGTTTCCCGGTCCAATTTCCGTTTCACCGACCGCTTCATGGATTCGGTGCAGTTTATGAATAACTCCGAGCCGATCCAGAACCCCGCCGGGCTGGATTATATGCACTATATCCGCCACTGGAATTTTGCCAATCGTGATACCACTATCACGCATGCCAATCTGGGCGGCGGCATTGATCTGGAATTCAGCGGTCTTGACGGCAATGTCGCTACGATCAATGGCACCAAGAATCTCCTTGCGGAGTGGATTTATTTGTCGAATGATACTACCCTCAGAGCCTTCCACGATATGGATGTCCGGGTGAATGATGTCACCGTTCAGAAATCGCCCGATTACGGGTGGTCTAGTGGCTGCCCAACCGGCGGATCGGTGAACATGGATATCAATCAGTCGTATATCCTTAATGTCGGTGCCGGCCCTGATCTGCATGTGAAAGCCTGGCAGGTCACTGTCACATTCAACGATGGTGTCGCCGCGGTTAGGGTCGTCAGCGCTGGCACTGTCTGGAGCTATACCAAGACGGTATGCACGCCGCCCAGCTCCTGATAAACTATCGATGTTTGATAAAGCCCGCCCCCGGCGGGCTTTATTGTTTTCTTGACACATCTTCCAAAAGACATTTATTTCCCTTTATGAAAGAGATTGCCAAATATTCCGGTTGCTTTGTCTGCGGTGATAAGAATGATTTCGGTCTCAAGGCCAAATTCTATTTTCGGGATAACAAGGCGGTTACCGAATGTGTCGCCCAAAGGCATTTTGAGGGGTATCATGATTTCTATCATGGGGGTATCACGGCCGCCTTGCTCGATGAGGTGATGATTAAGGCCCTCATGGCCAGAGATATTCCTGCTATGACCGTGGAATTGACCGTCCGATATCACAAGGCCGTTGTGATAGGACAGAAACTTCTTTTAACGGGGTATCTCGAGCACCAACGGGGGCGTCTGTATCTGACCCGCGGGGAGGCTAAGCTGGAAAGCGGTGAGATAGTTGCCTCGGCTACCGGCAAGTACCTCCGGGTTAGAAGAGACATGGAATCCAGATTGCAGGAATCCCCTGAGGGCTGAGCAAAGGGTGGTGTAAATCAGATCAACCTTAGTGCCGAGAAAGATATTTCGGGTAAATCAGTCGCCGGAAGTGCCAAACTTATAATGGGTAATGTCAATATTAGTGTGGAAATTGGTATATCCTTTTTTTCATTTATTTAGGCTGCTTTTTGTATCATGTTTTTGATGGTTTTTATTATTTCATTGTTTCTGTGCCATTTATGATTGAAATAGTTGAATAAAGCA is a window of Candidatus Zixiibacteriota bacterium DNA encoding:
- the argF gene encoding ornithine carbamoyltransferase — translated: MPRSLTEIVDLSTAEVQEVFDLCAEMKKGKIAPKPLAGKSVACIFTKPSLRTRISFEVGINQLGGHPIYVTDPEIQLGRRESIADAARVLSRYVGLIMIRTSAHSDVTELAKYASVPVVNGLTDLVHPCQILGDYFTILEHMKKDVYKVAYLGDGNNVANSWLNLAYRIPLDLRIGTAVETPPDKNILERALTNKKSRILVTSDPKEAVRDADVIYTDVWASMGQKDKQKEKAELLAKYQINTALLAGASPDCLVMHCLPAERGREITDEVMDGPHSVVFDEAENRLHIQKAIMTFLLQH
- a CDS encoding PaaI family thioesterase, which translates into the protein MKEIAKYSGCFVCGDKNDFGLKAKFYFRDNKAVTECVAQRHFEGYHDFYHGGITAALLDEVMIKALMARDIPAMTVELTVRYHKAVVIGQKLLLTGYLEHQRGRLYLTRGEAKLESGEIVASATGKYLRVRRDMESRLQESPEG
- the liaF gene encoding cell wall-active antibiotics response protein LiaF; amino-acid sequence: MIYRNRIFWGFLILIIGTLLLLANLEIIDYSAKRMISHVWPAALIILGLYILTLYFRGHGHWGDIVINVSSDGISRMGSKFDRTFGDTRIEAKDMEIDGLTSFMVFGDTKIDLTGGRLKPGVNRVTLSSVFGDIKVLVPPGVEAAASASNTFGDIDVLGKSAEGIGNNLRSQTAGYENASIKIDIEVRTTFGDIRVTREQ